In Notolabrus celidotus isolate fNotCel1 chromosome 22, fNotCel1.pri, whole genome shotgun sequence, one genomic interval encodes:
- the LOC117806163 gene encoding uncharacterized protein LOC117806163 isoform X2, translated as MDQLAFKCMMCKMESSTDSESEISPRWSDTSTMGCASSAPESQASRRTLPLTHKPALKHGCYSLFLDPYDGSSEDSDESNANGGVSGRRTRQQGRGGGGSGSRFLCRSKRFILHHPASSALREVVKTRMRNPLTEPQHLLDVPMKCGSDSELWFCELDIDGDECRDLKDPLSSDSLMHNQAMDIGLCCQLYDSSLHTTRPCTPQTLGPVTPVGMISSHIPESSSERSPSPCNLQSLNKRKLGFPGGEVVELGQRKKQCVYNMEDSASEPC; from the exons ATGGACCAGCTTGCTTTCAAATGCATG ATGTGTAAAATGGAGTCCAGCACTGATTCTGAATCCGAGATCAGTCCAAGATGGTCAGACACCAGCACTATG GGATGTGCAAGCAGTGCACCGGAGAGTCAGGCTTCTCGGAGAACACTGCCATTAACCCACAAGCCTGCATTAAAGCATGGCTGCTATTCTTTG TTTTTGGATCCATACGATGGGAGCTCTGAAGATTCTGACGAGTCAAACGCCAATGGGGGTGTCTCTGGCAGGCGAACAAGACAGCAGGGACGAGGTGGAGGAGGTAGTGGAAGTCGCTTTTTGTGCAGGAGCAAGAGGTTCATCCTTCACCACCCTGCCTCTTCTGCCCTCAGAGAAGTAGTGAAGACAAGAATGAGAAATCCTCTGACCGAGCCGCAACATCTTTTGGATGTCCCGATGAAATGTGGGAGTGACTCAGAGCTGTGGTTTTGTGAGCTTGACATAGATGGGGATGAATGCAGAGATCTCAAAGATCCACTATCCAGTGATTCATTAATGCACAACCAAGCTATGGATATAGGGCTTTGTTGTCAATTGTATGATTCAAGTTTACACACTACAAGACCCTGCACGCCTCAAACACTTGGACCTGTAACACCAGTGGGCATGATTTCATCCCATATCCCTGAGAGCTCCTCAGAAAGATCTCCAAGCCCCTGCAACCTCCAATCATTGAACAAGAGAAAGCTGGGATTCCCTGGAGGTGAGGTGGTGGAGCTGGGGCAAAGAAAGAAGCAATGCGTTTACAACATGGAGGACTCTGCATCTGAACCATGTTAG
- the LOC117806163 gene encoding uncharacterized protein LOC117806163 isoform X1 gives MDNRGRRQLTHPELRKRHAPNNMDQLAFKCMMCKMESSTDSESEISPRWSDTSTMGCASSAPESQASRRTLPLTHKPALKHGCYSLFLDPYDGSSEDSDESNANGGVSGRRTRQQGRGGGGSGSRFLCRSKRFILHHPASSALREVVKTRMRNPLTEPQHLLDVPMKCGSDSELWFCELDIDGDECRDLKDPLSSDSLMHNQAMDIGLCCQLYDSSLHTTRPCTPQTLGPVTPVGMISSHIPESSSERSPSPCNLQSLNKRKLGFPGGEVVELGQRKKQCVYNMEDSASEPC, from the exons ATGGACAATAGAGGAAGACGACAACTCACACACCCAG AGCTAAGGAAGAGACATGCACCGAACAACATGGACCAGCTTGCTTTCAAATGCATG ATGTGTAAAATGGAGTCCAGCACTGATTCTGAATCCGAGATCAGTCCAAGATGGTCAGACACCAGCACTATG GGATGTGCAAGCAGTGCACCGGAGAGTCAGGCTTCTCGGAGAACACTGCCATTAACCCACAAGCCTGCATTAAAGCATGGCTGCTATTCTTTG TTTTTGGATCCATACGATGGGAGCTCTGAAGATTCTGACGAGTCAAACGCCAATGGGGGTGTCTCTGGCAGGCGAACAAGACAGCAGGGACGAGGTGGAGGAGGTAGTGGAAGTCGCTTTTTGTGCAGGAGCAAGAGGTTCATCCTTCACCACCCTGCCTCTTCTGCCCTCAGAGAAGTAGTGAAGACAAGAATGAGAAATCCTCTGACCGAGCCGCAACATCTTTTGGATGTCCCGATGAAATGTGGGAGTGACTCAGAGCTGTGGTTTTGTGAGCTTGACATAGATGGGGATGAATGCAGAGATCTCAAAGATCCACTATCCAGTGATTCATTAATGCACAACCAAGCTATGGATATAGGGCTTTGTTGTCAATTGTATGATTCAAGTTTACACACTACAAGACCCTGCACGCCTCAAACACTTGGACCTGTAACACCAGTGGGCATGATTTCATCCCATATCCCTGAGAGCTCCTCAGAAAGATCTCCAAGCCCCTGCAACCTCCAATCATTGAACAAGAGAAAGCTGGGATTCCCTGGAGGTGAGGTGGTGGAGCTGGGGCAAAGAAAGAAGCAATGCGTTTACAACATGGAGGACTCTGCATCTGAACCATGTTAG